The region taacagatatttacaagttcgtaacatatatttactagtttgtaaacgttgatcacaagaaattgtattttacaggttttatttatgattttaccACTCCGTATTTATAATTTTgccattccgtgtttttatccaaaaattccgtatttttgtaatataccgtatttttcatattttttttaacttttattgcatttttgtagatttcccctATTTTAATGCATCCAATTCAACAATGTGGTCAACATGTATAACAAAGGAAGTTTTATAAAAATGAACTATGAGCTTAGTTGGCAAAACTTTAAAatctacctttttttttttttttttacttttaaacTTAGAAGTTCTTATGGAGATCGGTTGGATTAACTAAATagctttttatttaaaaagtcaTTTCCCAAGAAGCTACAAAGAGTAGCTTCTCGAAGAAATTTTGGTAAGCCCAATGTTAAAAGGGGAAACTTAGCCAACCACACCTATGTATTGCAATTAAGAAAATAGAGCATATGAAAATATAAATGCGTTTAGGCCCAAAAACTCACAAAAGGCATACGCGTATCAAATCCCACCTATTTTTCATTCAATTCGTCACTTAGGGGCCGTTTGGTATGAGTAGTTTGCAGTTTTCATATTACTAGGAAAGTTGAAGAGGGTAATCTGATAGTCTGGAaacttacatcattgtgtttggttgtacactgtaatcttatctatgattcctgggaatatcactttctgtgtttggttgtgcataggaatctgttaagttttcatattttcataaaactaatataataatatatttcatcaaaataatttataaataattttactgataaaatattttttaacagaatttaaaaaatacatctattgaatactagaatcaagtataatttttaaaattacaaaaatacccttattttatttttaataatatttcatttgttattttaaacttaagtaatgatataaaggctttacaaatcaatttctttaaataaacaaatatgatttatcattttataattttatatatgtatatttatttttttcttcatattttcataaaattaatataataatatatttcatcaaaataatttataaacaattttactcatgaaatattttttaacagaattaaaaaaatacatttattgaatactagaatcaagtataatttttaaaattacaaaaatacccttattttatttttaataatatttaatttgttattttaaactaaagtaatgatataaagtctttacaaatcaatttctttaaataaacaagtattatttatcattttatagtttgacatatgtatatttgtttttatattataagcttcaaaaaataaaataagtcattaactaaaaaattattggtttaagattttaaaaaaataataataataataattttgaagtgtttcactttcctgggtatctgaaaaccacttgtcagatgggtttcacttgaacctagaatcaggaaaagttaaaacccctggagtacagattcccaggttagaaaaactcaaacccaGTACCAAACATGGGAAAGTGTTCAAATTCTCATTCCCGTGTCCAGATTCCTGCATACCAAATCAATCACTGGGTAGTAAATAAGAACTCAAATACTCATGCTTTGTGCTTCAATTTAACTGAACAATCTAAATCATTCAAGGACAAACATTGAAAGAACGTAgaattcttatgaaaaaaaaCCACTTGGATGTCAAATTTTTTTCTTTCACATGAAGCACGAAGAACAATCACCTAATCCATATATTGCCCTCAATCTATCAAAAATAGATGTCGAATATAGAGGTAAGAGTAAATAAAAAACTCCCCTGAAAATGTTCACCATTATTAAGACATTATCTACATGAGTGGTGGTGGTGAAGGTGGAGTAATTCCAATATGAGCACTGAAAGCTGGGAGGTTTCTTTCCATTCTCGCAATTTGAAGTTTGAATTGCTCAAATCGATCATCATATTGCCTCATATTGTCTGTGTGAAATTGCAGACATAGAAGGTAGGTCAGTAGAATTTTGAAATGTGTCATGATTTGTTGATGTTGACAAGTAAGAGGTCCTGGTGGATGAAAATTGAAAAGACCTTTTTCTTTCCAATTAGATCCATTCTTTCCAAACAGTTTTGGTTTAATGGTAGCATATTACAAGCAACATGAAGATCAATATTATCAAGATCCGacacattttcataatttggtaAGTAGAGAACCTAAAATCAATGGACAATTGGTTTTCAAGACACCAACAAATGAGAAGCTAACCAACATCCAAGATTCACTTCAATGTTATTTTACATACACCATGAAAAGTATTACACAAATTTAGACAAAATCCTTCCTACCCAAAAAAGTAAAGGCAAGGAACCtagaatatatatttaaactgGATCATGAAGGTAGGTATCCCTAGACTTACTCGGGTCGTAATGAACTTTCTTTATTCCTCATCTtcatagaagagatatatatatatacacgataCAGAGAAGAACCAAAAACAGGTAACTAAATGCTAAGCCTTAAATAGCTATGCCTTAAATAGATTATATTAACAGCCATGCAAAtcaatccccccccccccccccctaagttGGAACATGAAGATCCGAGATGCCCAACTTGTGAAGTAGATAATCAAATTGTACTGTCCCAAGGCCTTGGTAAAGATATCTGCCAATTATTCTGTAGTAGAGACATACGAAGGAGAAATAAGGCCAACCCGAATTACATCACGAATGAAATGACAATCCACCTTGATATGCTTCTTACGTTTATGGTGAACGAGATTATGAGCAATATGAAGAGCAAACTGACTATCACAAAACACAGGAATGGCTTTTGGATGatgcaccccgagactcaacaacAAAGCCTTTAACCACTTCCAACTCACAAGTAATATAGGCCATATAACGATACTCAGCTTCCGTGGAGGAGCGAGAAATAGTGGGTTGCTTCTTAGTTTTCCAGGAAATAGGCGACTGACCAAGAAAGACTAACCAACCAGTGAGAGACCGACGAGTGAGAGGACATGCAACCCAATCAGAATCACACCAACCTTGTAAAGACAAGTCACTATCTGAACGAAGTAGAATTCCGTGGCCTGGGGCACCTTTCAAATAACGAACAACTCGGATGGTTGCGTCCCAATGCTCATGCTTAGGATGTTGCATAAATTGAGATAAAACATGAACAGAGTAAGATAAATCTAGACGCGTTACAGCCAAATAGATGAGACGACCCATCAATCTCCTATAGGATTCAGGCTTCGCAAGCAATTCTCCTTTAGCATGCGCAAGTCTATGATTTTGTTCGATGGGAGAACCAGCTGGCTTGGCTCCCAataaaccaacctcagatataATATCAAGGGCGTACTTGCGTTGACACAAGAACAAACCGTGAGGACTTCGAGCAACCTCAATACCCAAAAAATATTTCAGTACACCGAGATCCTTCATATGAAAACAGTTACTGAGATAGGTCTTAATACAATCAATGCAGCGGAATCGTTACCAAAAATGATTAAATCATCAACATAGACAAGCACATTAATCTGCACAACACCCCTGGTATATGTGAAAAGAGAATAGTTGGAAGAAGATTGGAGAAAACCATAGCTCTTCAAAGCCTAAACAAGCTTTACAAACCAACAACAAGGAGCCTGCCTCAAGCCATACAAAGATTTCTGAAGCCTACACACTGTgtcagtgtaatgacccaaatttactaataaggcttaagggccttgattagtgtgttgggagggcataactgaattatatgtgatttaatgattaaaagcatgttatttgattatttgaatttctgtgatgcatgactatgtgtattagtatgcatgtaggccctgattaggttagaaaggcatattcgtaattttggcacgttgagggcataactgtatatatatgtgataaattgtcgataccacattattatgtggatatatttgtaacatgtgactcgagacgatcctagtgagcggtttagcgaaaaagtcacggcatgGATTTT is a window of Humulus lupulus chromosome 4, drHumLupu1.1, whole genome shotgun sequence DNA encoding:
- the LOC133832116 gene encoding uncharacterized mitochondrial protein AtMg00810-like; this translates as MASLPPRKKALGSKWVYKIKYHSDGTIERLKARLVVFGNHQIEGIDYTETFAPVAKMVTVRTFLSTATSKNWELHQMDVHNAFLHGDLHEEDLGVLKYFLGIEVARSPHGLFLCQRKYALDIISEVGLLGAKPAGSPIEQNHRLAHAKGELLAKPESYRRLMGRLIYLAVTRLDLSYSVHVLSQFMQHPKHEHWDATIRVVRYLKGAPGHGILLRSDSDLSLQGWCDSDWVACPLTRRSLTGWLVFLGQSPISWKTKKQPTISRSSTEAEYRYMAYITCELEVVLYLPNYENVSDLDNIDLHVAYNMRQYDDRFEQFKLQIARMERNLPAFSAHIGITPPSPPPLM